Proteins encoded in a region of the Gallalistipes aquisgranensis genome:
- a CDS encoding YbaN family protein, which produces MLRTLCLAGGLLSLGLGMLGMALPVLPTTPFLLLSLWCFSRSSGRLERWLLTNSLFGRYLDDYRSGRGIPRRVKWYILLLLWSTILLSAFVLTDVRWLSILLLAVAAGVTVHIAGQKTKRNLPEGETPGKEKIR; this is translated from the coding sequence ATGCTGAGAACGCTCTGTCTTGCGGGCGGCTTGTTGTCGCTCGGGCTCGGAATGTTGGGCATGGCGCTTCCGGTGCTGCCCACCACTCCGTTCCTGTTGCTTTCGCTGTGGTGCTTTTCGCGCAGCAGCGGACGGTTGGAGAGGTGGCTGCTCACCAACTCCCTGTTCGGACGCTATCTGGACGACTATCGCAGCGGCCGGGGTATTCCCCGGCGGGTGAAGTGGTATATTCTGCTCCTGCTCTGGAGCACGATCCTGCTGTCGGCTTTCGTGCTGACCGACGTGCGGTGGCTCAGCATCCTGCTGCTCGCGGTGGCGGCCGGGGTGACGGTGCATATCGCAGGACAAAAGACCAAACGGAACCTTCCGGAGGGAGAGACCCCCGGGAAAGAGAAGATACGATGA
- a CDS encoding S-adenosylmethionine:tRNA ribosyltransferase-isomerase, giving the protein MEHNVRISDYDYDLPEERIAKFPLERRDMSRLLVYGGGEIAPTHFSDIGEVLPAGALLVFNNTKVVRARIVMHKPSGARVEIFCLEPCEPADYERAFAVRGGCTWHCIVGNSKKWKEGPLEIPFGYGGASCRLRAWRVRNDGREQVVRFEWDAPVTFGQLLEHLGRIPIPPYLNRESEEIDNTRYQTVYSRFEGSVAAPTAGLHFSEELIGRLKGAGFGFAEVTLHVGAGTFLPVKSDDVMQHAMHTEHFEVTPATVERLLEKRGAVVAVGTTTVRTLESLAALGYRTLTGGEPRPEETVGQWELYDIPEEYDGRRLLEALAEYMRRTGTEKLKAATQIMIMPGYRFRVVDHIVTNFHQPKSTLLLLVSAFVGEEWRRIYDYALRNGFRFLSYGDSSLLLGGGR; this is encoded by the coding sequence ATGGAACATAACGTACGCATATCCGATTACGACTACGACCTGCCCGAGGAGCGGATCGCCAAGTTCCCGCTGGAGAGGCGGGATATGTCGCGCCTGCTCGTCTACGGCGGCGGAGAGATCGCCCCGACGCATTTCAGCGACATCGGGGAGGTGCTTCCGGCCGGGGCGCTTCTGGTCTTCAACAATACGAAGGTGGTGCGGGCCCGCATCGTCATGCACAAACCCAGCGGGGCGCGGGTGGAGATCTTCTGCCTCGAACCCTGCGAGCCGGCCGACTACGAACGGGCGTTCGCCGTGCGGGGCGGGTGCACGTGGCACTGCATCGTGGGCAATTCGAAAAAGTGGAAGGAGGGGCCGCTCGAGATTCCCTTCGGGTACGGAGGAGCCTCCTGCCGCCTTCGGGCGTGGAGGGTGCGTAACGACGGACGGGAACAGGTGGTGCGTTTCGAGTGGGACGCACCGGTGACGTTCGGACAGCTGCTCGAACATCTGGGGCGGATTCCGATTCCTCCCTACCTGAACCGTGAGAGCGAGGAGATCGACAATACACGTTACCAGACGGTCTATTCCCGGTTCGAGGGATCGGTGGCGGCGCCTACGGCGGGCCTTCACTTCTCGGAGGAGCTGATCGGGCGCCTGAAGGGGGCCGGGTTCGGGTTCGCGGAAGTGACGCTGCACGTGGGAGCGGGAACCTTCCTGCCCGTGAAGAGCGACGATGTCATGCAGCACGCCATGCACACGGAGCATTTCGAAGTCACGCCGGCGACCGTGGAACGCCTGCTGGAGAAACGGGGGGCGGTCGTGGCCGTGGGAACGACCACGGTGCGGACGCTCGAAAGCCTCGCGGCGCTGGGGTACCGGACGCTGACCGGGGGAGAGCCCCGGCCGGAGGAGACGGTCGGTCAGTGGGAACTGTACGACATTCCGGAGGAGTACGACGGCCGCCGGCTGCTGGAGGCCCTCGCGGAGTATATGCGGCGCACGGGGACGGAGAAGCTCAAGGCGGCCACGCAGATCATGATTATGCCGGGCTACCGTTTCCGCGTGGTCGATCATATCGTCACCAATTTCCACCAGCCGAAAAGTACGCTGCTGCTGCTCGTCTCGGCCTTCGTGGGGGAGGAGTGGCGTCGGATATACGACTATGCGCTGCGGAACGGTTTCCGCTTTCTGAGTTACGGGGACAGCTCCCTGCTGTTGGGCGGGGGGCGCTGA
- a CDS encoding YgiQ family radical SAM protein: MAERTTHTFRPGDWLPTSVKEVKALGWDYLDVILFSGDAYVDHPSFGPAVIGRLLQAAGYRVAIVPQPNWKDDLRDFRKLGVPRLFFGVSAGSMDSMVNHYTANLRLRSDDAYTPGGKAGFRPDYAVTVYTRILKRLYPHVPVVIGGIEASLRRLAHYDYWSDTVKPSVLAESGADLLIYGMGDKAIGEVARAMANGYNAKLLRKLRQVAFMADRTYVDRLDPQRTIRLHSYERCAEDDRAFSENFVTMETESNRLEQDAVLVEPVGDRFVVVNPPHPRLTEAEIDAAFDLPYTRLPHPRYDGKGSIPAFEMIKFSVNIHRGCFGGCSFCTISAHQGKFVSSRSERSVLQEVERVVRMPGFKGYLSDVGGPSANMYGMGGRNLKACAACVRPSCLFPKVCPNLDNSHARLLELYRKVGRVKGVKKAFIGSGIRYDLFDPSDGGAYLREVVVNHTSGRLKVAPEHTEDEVLKLMRKPSFALFERLHADFGRICRREGLRYQLIPYFISSHPGCTEADMRRLSQKTRSLHMRLEQVQDLTPTPMTLSSVMFRTGRDPYTGRRLYVARNQDDKRKQKSYFFLREK; the protein is encoded by the coding sequence ATGGCAGAACGGACGACACATACTTTCCGGCCGGGTGACTGGCTGCCCACGAGCGTCAAGGAGGTGAAGGCGCTGGGGTGGGATTACCTCGACGTGATCCTTTTCAGCGGCGACGCCTATGTCGACCATCCGTCGTTCGGACCGGCCGTGATCGGGCGCCTGCTGCAGGCCGCGGGCTATCGTGTGGCCATCGTGCCGCAGCCCAACTGGAAGGACGATCTGCGCGACTTCAGGAAACTGGGGGTGCCCCGTCTTTTTTTCGGCGTTTCGGCCGGAAGCATGGATTCGATGGTGAACCACTACACGGCCAACCTGCGCCTGCGCAGCGACGATGCCTACACGCCCGGAGGCAAGGCCGGGTTCCGTCCCGACTATGCCGTGACGGTCTATACGCGGATACTCAAGCGGCTCTATCCCCACGTCCCGGTGGTGATCGGCGGGATCGAGGCGTCGCTGCGGCGGCTCGCCCATTACGATTATTGGAGCGACACGGTGAAGCCTTCGGTGCTGGCCGAGAGCGGCGCCGACCTGCTTATCTACGGCATGGGCGACAAGGCCATCGGCGAGGTGGCCCGGGCCATGGCCAACGGATACAACGCCAAACTGCTGCGGAAACTGAGGCAGGTGGCCTTCATGGCCGACCGCACCTACGTGGACCGGCTCGATCCGCAGCGGACGATCCGGCTGCACTCCTACGAGCGGTGTGCGGAGGACGACCGGGCCTTTTCGGAGAATTTCGTGACGATGGAGACCGAGTCGAACCGGCTGGAACAGGATGCCGTGCTGGTGGAGCCCGTGGGCGACCGCTTCGTGGTGGTCAATCCTCCGCATCCCCGGCTGACGGAGGCGGAGATCGACGCCGCGTTCGACCTGCCCTATACGCGCCTGCCGCATCCGCGTTACGACGGAAAGGGCAGTATACCGGCTTTCGAGATGATCAAGTTCTCGGTCAACATTCACCGGGGGTGTTTCGGCGGATGCAGTTTCTGCACCATTTCGGCCCACCAGGGAAAGTTCGTCAGCAGCCGGTCGGAGCGATCCGTCCTGCAGGAGGTGGAGCGGGTGGTGCGGATGCCCGGATTCAAGGGGTATCTCTCGGATGTGGGAGGACCTTCCGCCAATATGTACGGCATGGGCGGCCGGAACCTGAAGGCGTGCGCCGCGTGCGTGCGTCCCTCGTGTCTTTTCCCGAAGGTGTGCCCCAACCTGGACAACAGCCACGCCCGGTTGCTGGAGCTTTACCGGAAAGTGGGTCGTGTCAAGGGGGTGAAGAAGGCCTTCATCGGGAGCGGCATCCGTTACGACCTGTTCGATCCCTCGGACGGTGGGGCCTATCTGCGCGAGGTGGTGGTAAACCATACTTCGGGCCGACTCAAGGTGGCGCCCGAACACACGGAGGACGAGGTGCTGAAACTGATGCGCAAACCCTCTTTCGCCCTGTTCGAGAGGCTGCACGCCGATTTCGGGCGCATCTGCCGCCGGGAGGGGCTGCGTTACCAGCTGATCCCCTATTTCATATCGAGTCATCCGGGGTGTACGGAGGCCGACATGCGGCGTCTGTCGCAGAAGACCCGGTCGCTGCACATGCGCCTGGAGCAGGTGCAGGACCTCACGCCCACGCCCATGACCCTCTCCTCGGTGATGTTCCGCACGGGCCGTGACCCCTACACGGGCCGCAGGCTCTATGTGGCCCGGAATCAGGACGATAAACGGAAGCAAAAAAGTTATTTCTTTCTCCGGGAAAAATAG
- a CDS encoding YifB family Mg chelatase-like AAA ATPase produces the protein MFVKSFASTLVGIEAVTVAVEVDISMGIGMFLVGLPDNAVKESQERIRAAFGNSGFRMTGRKVVVNLAPADLRKEGSAYDLPIAVAILAATGQAVPDRLDRYVIMGELSLDGSVMPIRGALPIALKAKEEGFAGLILPAVNAREAAVVEGLEVIGVRSLTEVVGFLSGQRPLEPVRLDMSELFSAATGRHGEDFSDVRGQAHVKRALEIAAAGGHNVLMIGSPGSGKTMLARRIPTIMPPMTPEEALETTKIHSVAGKLGTEAGLLTRRPFRAPHHLASRVSLVGGGANPQPGEISLAHNGILFLDELPEFGRGLLEVLRQPLEEKTITVSRAKYNVEYPANFMLVAAMNPCPCGYYNHPTKGCVCSQGAVVRYMNRISGPLLDRIDMHVEVTPVAFSEMADSRPEEPSEAIRERVVRAREVQRMRFGEYEGIHTNAMMTSAMIRRFCPLTAGCSSMLEKAMQRLHLSARAYDRIIKLARTIADLEGEPDIGTAHIAEAIRYRSLDRETWGL, from the coding sequence ATGTTCGTAAAGAGTTTCGCCAGTACCCTCGTGGGGATCGAAGCCGTGACGGTGGCCGTGGAGGTGGATATCTCCATGGGGATCGGCATGTTTCTGGTCGGCCTGCCCGACAATGCCGTGAAGGAGAGCCAGGAGCGTATCCGGGCCGCTTTCGGCAACAGCGGATTCCGCATGACGGGCAGGAAGGTGGTGGTGAACCTCGCTCCGGCCGATCTGCGCAAGGAGGGTTCGGCCTACGACCTGCCGATCGCCGTGGCCATTCTGGCCGCCACGGGGCAGGCCGTGCCCGACAGGCTGGACCGTTACGTTATCATGGGGGAGCTTTCGCTCGACGGTTCGGTGATGCCGATCCGGGGTGCCTTGCCGATCGCCCTGAAGGCGAAGGAGGAGGGTTTCGCCGGGCTGATCCTGCCTGCGGTGAATGCCCGTGAGGCGGCCGTGGTGGAGGGACTGGAGGTGATCGGCGTGCGTTCGCTGACCGAAGTGGTCGGTTTCCTCAGCGGGCAGCGGCCCCTGGAGCCGGTGAGATTGGACATGTCGGAGCTTTTTTCCGCCGCGACCGGCCGCCACGGGGAGGATTTTTCGGACGTGCGCGGCCAGGCCCATGTGAAACGGGCGCTGGAGATCGCGGCGGCCGGAGGGCATAACGTGCTGATGATCGGCTCTCCCGGCTCGGGAAAGACCATGTTGGCCCGGCGTATCCCGACCATCATGCCCCCGATGACGCCGGAGGAGGCGTTGGAGACAACCAAGATACATTCCGTGGCCGGCAAGCTGGGTACCGAAGCGGGTCTGCTCACGCGCCGTCCGTTCCGGGCTCCGCACCATCTGGCTTCGCGGGTGTCGCTCGTGGGTGGCGGAGCCAATCCCCAGCCGGGCGAGATTTCGCTGGCCCACAACGGGATACTTTTTCTGGACGAACTGCCCGAGTTCGGGCGCGGCCTGCTCGAAGTGCTCCGCCAGCCGCTGGAGGAGAAGACGATCACCGTGTCGAGGGCTAAATACAATGTGGAATATCCTGCCAACTTCATGCTCGTAGCCGCGATGAATCCCTGTCCCTGCGGATATTACAACCACCCGACCAAGGGGTGCGTCTGCTCGCAGGGGGCGGTGGTCCGCTACATGAACCGGATTTCGGGGCCGTTGCTCGACCGGATCGACATGCACGTGGAGGTGACGCCCGTGGCCTTCAGCGAGATGGCCGACAGCCGGCCCGAGGAGCCGAGCGAGGCGATCCGGGAGCGCGTGGTGCGGGCGAGGGAGGTGCAGCGGATGCGTTTCGGGGAGTACGAGGGCATCCACACCAACGCGATGATGACTTCGGCCATGATCCGCCGCTTCTGTCCGCTGACGGCCGGGTGCTCCTCGATGCTCGAGAAGGCGATGCAGCGGCTGCACCTTTCGGCTCGGGCCTACGACCGGATCATCAAACTGGCCCGGACGATCGCCGACCTGGAGGGAGAGCCCGACATCGGGACGGCGCATATCGCCGAGGCGATCCGTTACCGGAGCCTCGACCGGGAGACATGGGGACTGTAA
- the dnaB gene encoding replicative DNA helicase codes for MAKNYTPSQRNRESYAALTETGANVPPQAVELEEAVLGALMLEKDAVIAVQEFVVPEAFYKEAHQIIYKAILELSMELKPIDLYTVTEKLKLKRQLTAVGGAAFLAQLTQKVGSAAHVEFHAKIIAQKYVQRELIRATTEIQRRSYDESTDVTDLIDFAEGEIFKVAEGHVKKDVQKSRDILARTMEAIEEASKREGGFSGVPSGFTHLDRLTLGWQPSDLIIIAARPSMGKTAFVLSLARNVCVDHDKGVAFFSLEMSSTQLMLRLVVAESGLDSRDVRNGNLNPEQWKHLETSIKPLANAPLFIDDTPALSVFEFRSKVRRLKTQYDIQLIIIDYLQLMTGTPETRGNREQEVASISRSLKAIAKELNIPIIALSQLNRSVESRGGSKRPQLSDLRESGAIEQDADIVAFIHRPEYYGLTVDEEGLPTAGMAEIIVAKHRNGAVDTVKLRFRKEQARFMDYDEDDSLAYSTMDSSLSDVPSAGMNADFDVPSGGGGFAAGPATGFDLPSGGNFGGTFGGGGDAPF; via the coding sequence ATGGCAAAAAATTATACTCCCTCCCAGCGCAACCGGGAGAGCTACGCAGCCCTGACCGAAACGGGGGCCAACGTTCCGCCGCAGGCGGTGGAGCTGGAAGAGGCCGTGCTCGGTGCGCTGATGCTCGAAAAGGACGCCGTGATCGCCGTGCAGGAGTTCGTGGTGCCCGAAGCGTTCTACAAGGAAGCGCACCAGATCATCTACAAGGCGATCCTCGAACTGTCGATGGAGCTGAAACCCATCGACCTCTACACCGTGACCGAGAAGCTGAAGCTCAAGCGCCAGCTGACGGCCGTGGGCGGGGCGGCCTTCCTCGCCCAGCTCACCCAGAAGGTCGGTTCGGCCGCCCATGTGGAGTTCCACGCCAAGATCATCGCCCAGAAATACGTGCAGCGGGAGCTGATCCGGGCCACGACCGAGATTCAGCGCCGGTCGTACGACGAGTCGACCGACGTGACCGATCTGATCGACTTCGCCGAGGGGGAGATATTCAAGGTGGCCGAGGGGCACGTGAAAAAGGACGTGCAGAAGTCGCGCGATATCCTGGCCCGTACGATGGAGGCGATCGAGGAGGCTTCCAAACGCGAGGGAGGTTTCAGCGGCGTCCCTTCCGGATTCACCCATCTCGACCGGCTGACGCTGGGGTGGCAGCCCTCCGACCTGATCATCATCGCCGCGCGTCCTTCGATGGGCAAGACGGCTTTCGTGCTCTCGCTGGCGCGCAACGTCTGCGTCGATCACGACAAGGGGGTCGCCTTCTTCTCGCTCGAGATGAGCTCCACGCAGCTGATGCTCCGTCTGGTGGTGGCCGAATCGGGGCTCGACTCGCGGGACGTGCGCAACGGAAACCTCAATCCCGAGCAGTGGAAGCATCTGGAGACCTCGATCAAGCCGCTGGCCAACGCCCCGCTGTTCATCGACGACACGCCGGCCCTTTCGGTCTTCGAGTTCCGGTCGAAGGTGAGGAGGCTCAAGACCCAGTACGACATTCAGTTGATTATCATCGACTACCTCCAGCTGATGACGGGAACGCCCGAAACCCGGGGCAACCGCGAGCAGGAGGTGGCCTCCATATCGCGTTCGCTGAAGGCGATCGCCAAGGAGCTGAACATCCCGATCATCGCCCTTTCGCAGCTCAACCGTTCGGTGGAGTCGCGCGGCGGCAGCAAGCGGCCCCAGCTGAGCGACCTGCGGGAGTCGGGCGCCATCGAGCAGGACGCCGACATTGTGGCGTTCATTCACCGTCCGGAGTATTACGGACTGACGGTGGACGAGGAGGGGCTGCCTACGGCGGGTATGGCCGAGATCATCGTGGCCAAGCACCGTAACGGCGCCGTGGACACCGTGAAACTGCGCTTCCGCAAGGAACAGGCCCGTTTCATGGACTACGACGAGGACGATTCGCTGGCTTACAGCACGATGGACAGCAGTCTGAGCGACGTGCCGTCGGCCGGGATGAATGCCGATTTCGACGTTCCTTCCGGCGGAGGAGGTTTCGCGGCCGGGCCCGCCACGGGATTCGACCTCCCCTCGGGAGGCAATTTCGGAGGGACGTTCGGCGGGGGCGGCGATGCCCCGTTCTGA
- a CDS encoding aminotransferase class I/II-fold pyridoxal phosphate-dependent enzyme, with translation MIRNENGGADPMEELLRRLEEENNLRVLRRTRCEGKYIEDEAGGRYLNLSSNDYLGLSDEALQRGFFAELAGQGEFPGRFMMSNPASRLMTGNSPEYERLEGSLAALWPGREVLVVGCGYLANTGVLPALTGKGDLVLGDKLLHASLIDGLRLSGAEWMRFRHNDTGHLESLLRKYGAGRRIWVATESVFSMDGDRAPLAELVRLKRKYGFRIYLDEAHAFGVFGPSGAGCAAQEGVAQEVDVIVATLGKALSSAGAFVVTDPLTRRVLVNRMRTLIFSTALPPLTLLWSDFLVRRLPGFGERREHLRRLVSLLSDDPAATQIVPVMAYENGRALEMAARFREEGFWTTAIRHPTVPQGEARVRVSLSAALSAEDVERFAEVWKRLG, from the coding sequence ATGATACGAAACGAAAACGGGGGCGCGGACCCGATGGAGGAGCTGTTGAGGCGGCTCGAAGAGGAAAACAATCTGCGCGTACTGCGCCGTACGCGGTGTGAAGGGAAATACATTGAGGACGAGGCAGGCGGGAGGTATCTGAACCTGTCGTCCAACGATTATCTGGGGCTGTCGGACGAGGCGCTGCAACGCGGTTTTTTCGCCGAACTCGCCGGACAGGGAGAGTTTCCGGGGCGTTTCATGATGAGCAATCCCGCTTCGCGGCTCATGACGGGAAACAGTCCCGAGTACGAACGGCTGGAGGGTTCGCTGGCGGCGCTGTGGCCCGGCCGCGAGGTGCTCGTGGTGGGATGCGGTTATCTGGCCAATACGGGAGTGCTTCCGGCCCTCACCGGGAAGGGGGACCTTGTCCTGGGCGACAAACTGCTGCATGCCAGCCTGATCGACGGATTGAGACTGTCGGGGGCCGAGTGGATGCGCTTCCGGCATAACGATACGGGACATCTGGAGTCGCTGCTCCGGAAATACGGTGCGGGCCGGCGGATATGGGTGGCGACCGAGTCGGTTTTCAGCATGGACGGCGACCGGGCCCCGCTGGCGGAGCTTGTGCGGCTGAAACGGAAGTACGGGTTCCGCATCTATCTGGACGAGGCGCATGCCTTTGGCGTGTTCGGCCCTTCGGGAGCGGGGTGTGCGGCGCAGGAGGGTGTGGCGCAGGAGGTGGATGTGATCGTGGCCACGCTGGGCAAGGCCCTTTCGTCTGCCGGGGCATTCGTGGTGACCGATCCGCTGACGCGCCGGGTGTTGGTCAACCGTATGCGGACGCTGATTTTTTCGACGGCGCTTCCTCCGCTCACGCTCCTGTGGAGCGATTTTCTGGTGCGGCGGCTGCCCGGTTTCGGGGAGCGGAGGGAACACCTGCGGCGGTTGGTGTCGCTGCTTTCGGACGATCCCGCCGCTACGCAGATCGTTCCCGTCATGGCCTATGAGAACGGCCGGGCGCTGGAGATGGCCGCCCGTTTCCGTGAGGAGGGGTTCTGGACGACGGCGATCCGTCACCCGACCGTTCCGCAGGGCGAAGCCCGTGTGCGTGTGTCGCTCAGTGCCGCCCTGTCGGCGGAGGATGTCGAACGTTTTGCGGAGGTATGGAAACGGCTTGGTTAG
- a CDS encoding pimeloyl-ACP methyl esterase BioG family protein gives METAWLVRTRDRGVPVSGGRPNDAVVVIVLGWACAPRCVEHVRPAGCDVVCLFDFRGEIADPGLPLADYPRRYLFAWSFGVWVAERIFTRVEWTRAVALCGSPYPVDARRGIDPKRMNVTLRGIHKYGIDEFNRRMYGPKEYARLAPWLPFRDREANECELIGLCEGSLEPYEPSIRWDRAVVGTDDVIFPVENLTAYWGERAEVLPLPHYPFGDSDLIEREINGR, from the coding sequence ATGGAAACGGCTTGGTTAGTGAGGACGCGGGACCGCGGGGTGCCGGTGTCCGGCGGACGGCCCAACGATGCGGTCGTGGTGATCGTGCTGGGATGGGCCTGTGCGCCCCGGTGTGTGGAACACGTGCGGCCTGCGGGATGCGATGTGGTCTGCCTCTTCGATTTCAGGGGAGAGATCGCCGATCCGGGGCTGCCGCTGGCGGACTATCCGAGGCGCTATCTGTTCGCTTGGTCGTTCGGCGTATGGGTGGCCGAGCGGATTTTCACGAGGGTGGAATGGACGCGGGCGGTGGCCCTGTGCGGTTCGCCCTATCCGGTGGACGCCCGCAGGGGAATCGACCCCAAACGGATGAATGTCACCCTTCGCGGAATTCATAAATACGGAATCGACGAGTTCAACCGCAGGATGTACGGGCCGAAGGAGTATGCCCGTCTGGCGCCGTGGCTTCCGTTCCGCGACCGCGAAGCCAATGAATGCGAGTTGATCGGCCTGTGCGAGGGTTCGCTCGAGCCCTACGAGCCTTCGATCCGCTGGGACCGGGCCGTGGTGGGGACGGACGATGTGATTTTTCCCGTCGAAAACCTGACCGCCTATTGGGGCGAACGGGCGGAAGTGTTACCTTTGCCCCACTATCCCTTCGGGGATTCGGATTTGATCGAACGGGAAATAAATGGCCGATAA
- a CDS encoding methyltransferase domain-containing protein, with amino-acid sequence MADKELIRERFAAGFERYDTLALVQQEICDELAGAVMRHVPRTVARALEVGAGTGFLTRRLVEYFPRTAWVFNDLAPASREYVGRYTGGVEAQYLWGDAETAEFPPELDLLVSASTVQWFDDLPRFLGKSFAALRRGGFLALSTFGPDNFSQIRALTGEGLCYYAPDALSALVRRAGFTLLWQRAYCRTLWFSSPVEVLRHIRETGVNATVRQSWTPRRLREFCEEYGERFASSDRDGRVPLTYHPVLLVARKG; translated from the coding sequence ATGGCCGATAAGGAACTGATCCGGGAGCGGTTCGCCGCCGGATTCGAACGATACGATACGCTGGCGCTCGTCCAGCAGGAAATTTGCGACGAACTGGCCGGCGCCGTGATGCGCCACGTGCCCCGCACCGTCGCCCGGGCGCTGGAAGTGGGGGCGGGCACCGGGTTCCTGACCCGCCGGCTGGTGGAGTATTTTCCGCGTACGGCGTGGGTATTCAACGATCTGGCTCCCGCCTCGCGGGAGTATGTCGGGCGCTATACGGGCGGAGTGGAGGCGCAGTATCTGTGGGGCGATGCCGAGACGGCGGAGTTTCCTCCGGAGCTCGATCTGCTGGTGTCGGCCTCCACGGTGCAGTGGTTCGACGATTTGCCGCGGTTTCTCGGAAAGAGTTTCGCCGCATTGCGCAGGGGCGGTTTCCTGGCCCTTTCGACTTTCGGCCCCGATAATTTTTCGCAGATCAGGGCGCTTACGGGGGAGGGGCTTTGCTACTATGCGCCGGATGCCCTCTCCGCGCTGGTGCGCCGTGCGGGTTTCACGCTGCTGTGGCAGCGGGCCTACTGCCGTACGCTGTGGTTCTCCTCTCCGGTGGAGGTGCTCCGCCACATCCGGGAGACGGGTGTGAATGCCACCGTGCGACAGAGTTGGACGCCCCGCCGCCTGCGGGAGTTCTGCGAGGAGTACGGCGAACGGTTTGCCTCTTCGGACCGCGACGGCCGTGTCCCTCTGACCTATCACCCCGTGCTGCTGGTCGCCCGGAAAGGGTAG